In Paroedura picta isolate Pp20150507F chromosome 12, Ppicta_v3.0, whole genome shotgun sequence, one DNA window encodes the following:
- the LOC143821782 gene encoding uncharacterized protein LOC143821782 isoform X1, whose amino-acid sequence MEPFRLFRKGQRLQQLKFTWKEPSKGENEKSKQEASADMENFCHSLAEAERGLSAKGSRGTAQVFASDYLNRAVVFSSADEIATGVFHPALPEQVATFAAKQLIDIVLLECLIGKMSSPGLRFFEEHSSMALDSLMFDILLWQYFSIQHGQQATFENIPLRDFHLKAFTEVALDVILTELNKLAVEDMEDLLEYETGIQEEEEVHHQKLQKAERKEDLLIFRDF is encoded by the exons ATGGAACCCTTCAGGCTTTTTCGCAAG GGTCAGAGACTGCAACAACTGAAGTTTACTTGGAAGGAACCTTCAAAAGGTGAAAATGAAAAATCCAA GCAAGAGGCCTCAGCAGACATGGAGAATTTCTGTCACTCATTAGCAGAAGCAGAAAGAGGTTTGTCTGCCAAAGGATCCAGAGGAACTGCGCAGGTGTTTGCCAGTGACTACCTAAACAGGGCTGTTGTTTTCAGCAGCGCAGATGAAATAGCGACTGGAGTGTTCCACCCAGCTCTGCCAGAACAA GTTGCGACTTTTGCTGCTAAACAACTTATTGACATAGTTCTTCTGGAGTGCTTGATAGGCAAGATGAGCTCACCAGGCCTGAGGTTTTTTGAGGAGCACTCAAGCATGGCTTTAGATA GTTTGATGTTCGATATTCTTCTTTGGCAGTACTTTAGCATTCAGCACGGGCAGCAAGCTACCTTTGAAAACATCCCCCTGAGAGATTTCCATCTGAAAGCTTTTACCGAGGTG GCTTTAGATGTTATCTTGACTGAGCTAAATAAGCTGGCAGTAGAGGACATGGAAGATCTGCTGGAATATGAAACAGGAATTCAG gaagaagaagaggtgcaTCATCAGAAGCTTCAGAAAGCTGAACGAAAAGAAGACCTCTTAATATTTAGGGATTTTTGA
- the LOC143821782 gene encoding uncharacterized protein LOC143821782 isoform X2: MENFCHSLAEAERGLSAKGSRGTAQVFASDYLNRAVVFSSADEIATGVFHPALPEQVATFAAKQLIDIVLLECLIGKMSSPGLRFFEEHSSMALDSLMFDILLWQYFSIQHGQQATFENIPLRDFHLKAFTEVALDVILTELNKLAVEDMEDLLEYETGIQEEEEVHHQKLQKAERKEDLLIFRDF, translated from the exons ATGGAGAATTTCTGTCACTCATTAGCAGAAGCAGAAAGAGGTTTGTCTGCCAAAGGATCCAGAGGAACTGCGCAGGTGTTTGCCAGTGACTACCTAAACAGGGCTGTTGTTTTCAGCAGCGCAGATGAAATAGCGACTGGAGTGTTCCACCCAGCTCTGCCAGAACAA GTTGCGACTTTTGCTGCTAAACAACTTATTGACATAGTTCTTCTGGAGTGCTTGATAGGCAAGATGAGCTCACCAGGCCTGAGGTTTTTTGAGGAGCACTCAAGCATGGCTTTAGATA GTTTGATGTTCGATATTCTTCTTTGGCAGTACTTTAGCATTCAGCACGGGCAGCAAGCTACCTTTGAAAACATCCCCCTGAGAGATTTCCATCTGAAAGCTTTTACCGAGGTG GCTTTAGATGTTATCTTGACTGAGCTAAATAAGCTGGCAGTAGAGGACATGGAAGATCTGCTGGAATATGAAACAGGAATTCAG gaagaagaagaggtgcaTCATCAGAAGCTTCAGAAAGCTGAACGAAAAGAAGACCTCTTAATATTTAGGGATTTTTGA
- the SC5D gene encoding lathosterol oxidase gives MDLVLNYADSYILTPYVYPTWWPEENAFRQLISLFIITNLGGLAIYFLFGTLSYYFIFDHSLKKHSQFLENQVAREIKYSVQSLPWISIPTIAIFFAEVRGYSRLYDNIEDSPYGWFGVIFSMLSFLFFTDMCIYWIHRFLHHRFIYKHLHKPHHLWKIPTPFASHAFHPADGFLQSLPYHIYPFLFPLHKVTYLGLYIVVNVWTISIHDGDYRVPDALKPIINGAAHHTDHHLYFDYNYGQYFTLWDRIGGSFKNPSSFEGMGPHDYLKKLKESELRGVRNGCGDEKMHNGDSLKNK, from the exons ATGGACCTTGTTCTGAACTACGCAGACAGCTACATTTTGACGCCCTATGTCTATCCAACATGGTGGCCAGAAGAGAACGCTTTCCGACAACTTATCAGCCTCTTTATCATAACAAACCTCGGTGGACTTGCCATTTATTTTCTGTTTGGCACACTCAGCTACTACTTCATATTTGATCACAGTCTGAAGAAACATTCCCAGTTTTTAGAG AATCAGGTGGCACGTGAGATAAAATACAGTGTCCAATCACTGCCCTGGATCAGCATCCCCACCATTGCGATCTTCTTTGCCGAAGTGAGAGGTTACAGCAGGCTGTATGATAACATCGAAGACTCTCCTTATG GTTGGTTTGGTGTTATCTTCAGCatgctctcttttcttttcttcaccGACATGTGCATTTACTGGATTCATCGATTTCTCCACCATAGGTTTATCTATAAG caCTTGCACAAGCCTCATCACTTGTGGAAGATTCCCACTCCATTTGCTAGCCACGCTTTCCACCCTGCGGACGGCTTCCTTCAGAGCCTCCCTTACCACATCTACCCGTTCCTCTTCCCTCTGCACAAGGTGACCTACCTAGGCCTCTACATCGTCGTCAATGTCTGGACAATCTCCATCCACGACGGGGACTACCGCGTTCCCGATGCCCTAAAGCCCATCATCAACGGGGCCGCTCACCACACCGACCACCACCTGTATTTCGATTACAACTATGGCCAGTACTTCACGCTCTGGGATAGAATCGGCGGCTCGTTTAAAAACCCGTCCTCTTTCGAAGGGATGGGGCCACACGACTACCTGAAGAAGCTGAAAGAGAGCGAGTTGAGAGGCGTGAGAAATGGTTGCGGGGATGAGAAGATGCACAATGGAGACAGCCTGAAGAACAAATAG